One Sphaeramia orbicularis chromosome 21, fSphaOr1.1, whole genome shotgun sequence DNA window includes the following coding sequences:
- the LOC115412973 gene encoding histamine N-methyltransferase A-like codes for MAAEVKQTCYEGSCVQSFQFYLEHSGEHQAIVQFAHDILPGELKRIGAGKSSLDVLGVGSGGGQVDVQMLTLLQSAFPSVPVTADIVEGSGPLTDGFKALIAKTPNLQKIPFSFHIMKSEEYETQVKAKGDAKKFDFIHMIQMIYYVEDLAGSIKFFHSLLKANGRLMIIVEAANGGWDILWKTYAKELCTGAITDYRSSAQVVECVKSLGLKYEEHVISHSFDISECFSPSSDTGARLLNFMTAQENFQQSFSPEVRAGILELLKNKCSVQKDDKILFNGSLVAILIHA; via the exons ATGGCTGCAGAAGTGAAGCAGACCTGCTACGAGGGCAGCTGCGTCCAGAGCTTCCAGTTCTACTTGGAACATTCAGGAGAACACCAGGCCATTGTGCAGTTCGCTCATGACATCCTGCCCGGAGAATTAAAAAG AATTGGAGCAGGTAAAAGCAGCCTGGATGTACTGGGAGTGGGCAGTGGAGGAG GGCAGGTGGACGTGCAGATGCTCACCCTCCTGCAGTCGGCCTTCCCTTCTGTTCCTGTTACTGCAGACATCGTGGAGGGCAGCGGTCCACTCACAGACGGATTCAAAG cactgatcGCCAAAACCCCCAACCTTCAGAAGATCCCATTTTCTTTCCATATCATGAAAAGTGAAGAGTATGAGACTCAAGTGAAAGCAAAAGGAGACGCGAAGAAGTTCGACTTCATTCACATGATTCAG ATGATCTACTATGTGGAGGACCTTGCTGGATCCATTAAGTTCTTCCACAGCCTTTTGAAGGCCAACGGCAGGTTGATGATCATCGTCGAAGCAG CCAACGGAGGCTGGGACATCCTGTGGAAGACGTACGCCAAAGAGCTGTGCACCGGCGCCATCACAGATTACCGCTCATCAGCACAGGTTGTGGAGTGTGTGAAGAGTCTGGGCCTAAAATACGAGGAACACGTCATCTCCCACAGCTTCGACATCTCTGAATGTTTCAGTCCCAGCAGCGACACCGGAGCTCGGCTGCTGAACTTCATGACGGCGCAGGAGAACTTCCAACAGTCGTTCAGCCCAGAGGTTAGAGCAGGAATATTAGAGCTCCTGAAGAACAAGTGCAGCGTTCAAAAAGATGACAAGATTCTGTTCAACGGCAGCCTGGTCGCTATACTCATTCATGCCTGA